The Helianthus annuus cultivar XRQ/B chromosome 15, HanXRQr2.0-SUNRISE, whole genome shotgun sequence genomic sequence acttaacggaaggaaagataaccgctacggtgttagcatcttccgttatcttttcaataacagattttccctccaaaaactctcggttataaataggagaacttTGCAGGTATGAACTCAGATCCAATTTCACTACTCAATTACCTTTATCTTCTCcatacaaatacttattctcacaccggagtcaggtcaaggagagaaccctcttctccccttggcgaggctaacggtgctctgttttgcagaatagCCGGAGAAGTAGTCTGACCACCACTGAGCcaattgagagagaactaaccttttatgcggattcaaaccccctggtaCAACTGATTCCGATCCGttgaaccagtgtttcttcattggcgcccaccgttttctcagtttttctagttCCTATCTCGTTTCGGTTCAGTTCatctcatttttctgtttttccgTATGGTAGAAAATTCATCTTCTCACCGACGATCCGGTCCTCGACCAAATGTCGGAAACAATTTACCAGTCGAAGGGATAGTAGAAGAGGCCTCAGACGATAATGAGGTTCAATCTAATGGAGCAAATAACCCTGTTACTCCAGGGGTATTTCCCATAAATCCCGCCCAATCAATTCTACCACTGGGGGAAACCCCGATATCATGGTATGTCCGGTCACAAGGAGCATTAAATGCAGTGTATACACAATTGTGTGCTCAAACCGCTCCCGTAACACAATCACGAAGGCCGGGATCAAGAGCTCATGCTTCCCAACGAGAAGAATCAACAAATGATGGAACGAACAGCTATCAGAGACAACACCATGAGTCACAGCATCGTCAAAGGCAATCAGTTCATGATAGGTTGGGATCTCCTTGGGATGCCCACACTGATGAATCTGACCAAACGTATCGTTTGAGTGCAAACACCAGCGTATTCAACAGGCTGCACCCAAACTCTAACAAATCCAGGCCTCGAGCGGTGTACAACCCTGAGGCAGAACATAATTACGACTTAGTTTACCGTCCTGCAGAAGCAGCGGAAAACTCGAAGTTTATACTGGAAATAGCTCTGGCTCCGTTAGAGAGGGCAAAATTACCATCTAACGTCGGCAAATTCAATGGGTTAACTGATCCCGACGATCATTTGAGGGTCTTCACCAGCGCAGGATTGGTCGGCGGGTGGACTCTTCCGCTATGGTGTCACTTGTTTATTCAAACATTAACGGAGCCAGCGCGAATCTGGTTTGATAATCTACCAACCGGGCAAATAGAGTCATGGAAAGACCTGCGCCAAAAATTCTTAACACACTTCAGCCAGCAAAGGCGCTCCATGCGGGATACATCTGATGTCATGAACATATGGCGTCGAGATGATGAGAGTTTGGAAGATTTTATAACCAGGTATAATAAGGAAGTATTGGAGATCGGTGGTGTCCACGAACAGTTAATCCGCGCTCAGTTCAAGTATGCGGTCAGATGTGATGATATGGTCAAAGTCTTGTCCGGGACAGAAGGCCTCCCCAAGAGTTAGGAAAAGATAATGGCGGCGGCTAAAGTTTACGCACAAACAGAGAAAAACCTTACAACAAACAGACCGCCACCACCACACAGCAGGCCCACAGATTTAAGCGCAACAGGCGAACGAAGATTCAAGAAATCATGGCGCGAGTCATCTGGAAGCCGCTCCTCTGAAGATGCTCGCGCAACAATTAACAAACTCTCTGCTCAAAGAGATAACAAGCATGAAAACAGGGAGAGGCAGTGGACCCCACTAACAAAGACCCCGTGATGCGTGGTTGtaaaccggtgcttgttattgtttaacttaacgtttttacgtaagttttagtttcgaatagcctacttttaatcaagaatgtgttttgcaggtctgatggagtttaaggagcttttcgagaGCTTTACAGGTCGCCggatcgaaaaccggagcacTGGGACGCGTCACGGGTCAACCGGGAGTGTCGGGAGCGAAAAACAGAAATCTCGCAAacgagagcccgtcgccgacggggtccagaccgtcggcgacgccccctagACAAGCCCGTAAGCACTTGTTGGCCGTATCCAGGTGTTTAGGCCGTCGGAGCAGGAGACAAAACTAAgtcccgtcgccgacgggttgaggCTCGTCGGCGACGTGTCAAAAACAGCAACGCGTAATTTTGAGTTGTGGGGGTTAATCTCGAATTTTATTGGCTCTCACTCATTGATTTCGGGAGTTACACTCATTTTGGAGTTTGAAAACCATTGTTGGAGCCATTATCACCCATCTACCACGTACCATTCAACTTCTTCATCCTTCAACAACCGAATCATCATCAAGAATCACCATCAATCATCCCCAATTCCTCCATTAAACCCTAATTCACcattccatcatcatcatcatcatctctacAACCACCAAtcatcaaaccctagttcatcgaATCACTCACCATtttccaccatcaccatccaTCACTAACCTTCATCATTCTCCATCCAAGCAAGCTTCAAGATGAATCCTTCCGcgttccaaacatccggtgatcaagcttcttcaaccatgagcggctaatcatctcggtttcaccccggtgtaggtagttgttaattctagggtttcgaattgttcttgttttaacttagtgacaatttgtatttgatttttgaaactcttgataatagtgttacatttgttgcgaattcgtgaattgtcgagcgatgttaaaagttatgacttcacgaaacggtgatatgtaattgtgcattatcattgttaggatttacttgtgttgattacaaagtgtctttttgtccgttcttcggggcgttgatagttagtagcacctaagtcacggtacactaaatccgttaatcaaatgcaattgagttgaaactagaacttgtagaaatcctaggttaataattaccgaaaccgggtgtgattcctttttattattattgttctaaaTATCCAAAATTCGTGCAATCGTTAAGTAGTAGTTGTCAAGTAAGTAATTCAATTTCAGTAATCCAATTTCACATCTTTCAATTAAacgaaaacccaaaaatatttcagcaagcttcataattgtgacaattgtttataattcattcgaatccatacacaaaccacatactcttcgtggatcgaccccttactaccactaacacattgttaagggtaatttgggcttataaatattatctttgaccggagcgcgacactccgatcaaattttggcgccgttgcccgggagtgcgtgcgctttgtgtttggatattgtttgaatttttgtGATTAgctgtttaatttgtttagctttctttttgtacttgtctttttccttgttacgcggggtgtgttacttgtgcaggttacaggtagtgcatgcgtacacgaaattccgggaggacttcacctttagtctacgaaccggaaattgaaagacttgcaagaaggaacctagcaagccggttagaagtaactcttgcttctaatcaaaccaaccaaacaccaccactcacaccgaccattgaaaccgattcaatggcaaaccacaacTCCAACC encodes the following:
- the LOC110913787 gene encoding uncharacterized protein LOC110913787; the protein is MVENSSSHRRSGPRPNVGNNLPVEGIVEEASDDNEVQSNGANNPVTPGVFPINPAQSILPLGETPISWYVRSQGALNAVYTQLCAQTAPVTQSRRPGSRAHASQREESTNDGTNSYQRQHHESQHRQRQSVHDRLGSPWDAHTDESDQTYRLSANTSVFNRLHPNSNKSRPRAVYNPEAEHNYDLVYRPAEAAENSKFILEIALAPLERAKLPSNVGKFNGLTDPDDHLRVFTSAGLVGGWTLPLWCHLFIQTLTEPARIWFDNLPTGQIESWKDLRQKFLTHFSQQRRSMRDTSDVMNIWRRDDESLEDFITRYNKEVLEIGGVHEQLIRAQFKYAVRCDDMVKVLSGTEGLPKS